The Catellatospora citrea DNA segment AAGCGCCTGATCTGCCCCGCGAAGACTACGGCCCGTTGCGGATCCGGGTGTTCGTCGCCGACGACAACCTGGTGATGCGGCTCGGCCTGCGTTCCATTCTGGAGACCCACGCCCGGGTCGCGGTCGTCGGCGAGGCCGCCACCGACCCGGACTCACTGCACCGGGGGCGGCGGCTCAGCCCCGACGTCATCGTGCTCGGCACCGGCCGCCACCAGCTGGAACAGAGTCTGGCCGGGGTGGCCGCGGCGGCCGCGGTGCTGGTGGTCGCCGACACCGACGAGTCGCACCAGGTCCAGCACGCGCTGCGGCTGGGCGTGACGAGCTACCTGGTGCACGGGCAGTTCACCGCCGACGACCTGGTCAGCGCGGTGCTGTCCACCGCACGCCGGGAGCCGTTCCTGTCGCCCGGCGTGCTGAGCGGCATCGTGGGCACGTTCCGTGACGCGGCGCTGCCACAGCCCACCGTCGTCGCCCCGCCCGCCGACCACCGGCTGTCCCGGCGCGAGGCCGAGCTGATGGAGCTCATCGTGCTGGGCCGGACCAACCGGGAGATCGCCCAGACCCTGTACATCAGCGAGAAGACGGTCAAGAACCACGTCAACCACATCTACGCCAAGCTGTCCGCGCGCAACCGGGCCGAGGTCATCGCGGTGTGGCTGGGGCTGCGTGCCGCGCCGGACCGCTTCGCGGCCTGAGCCGTGGGAGGTCTGATCCGGCGTCTCGGGTGGTTCAGTCCTGGCTGAGCGACGACGCCTGTCCGATCAGGTCGTCGAGCCGGGCCTCGATCTCGCCGATGGTGAGCGTGGTGCCGGTTGCTCCGGGGTTGAGCAGCCGGGTGGCGTCGGCGAGCAGGGTGGTGATCTCCAGTTCGAGCGTCCGGTCCGCCACGCCGGGGTCGGCCCCGGCGTTGGCCCGGACCGACTCGGCAAGTTCGTTCA contains these protein-coding regions:
- a CDS encoding response regulator transcription factor; the encoded protein is MTLYSVPKAPDLPREDYGPLRIRVFVADDNLVMRLGLRSILETHARVAVVGEAATDPDSLHRGRRLSPDVIVLGTGRHQLEQSLAGVAAAAAVLVVADTDESHQVQHALRLGVTSYLVHGQFTADDLVSAVLSTARREPFLSPGVLSGIVGTFRDAALPQPTVVAPPADHRLSRREAELMELIVLGRTNREIAQTLYISEKTVKNHVNHIYAKLSARNRAEVIAVWLGLRAAPDRFAA